Sequence from the Thermococcus nautili genome:
CGTCGTTTTCTTCATTGTTGACAGGAACGACCTTGAGGAGCAACACTCGGGCGTTTTCCAATCCGTTGAGGACAGGGAGTTCTTAGAGCATTTTGATGTTATCGAGAGAATTAACGAGCTCAGGACGAGGATTGAGGAGATGATAAAGGCCGAGGACACTGGAAGGGTTATTCCCACAGGGCTTTACATCGCAAAGATTCAGAAGTTCCAGTACTCCAAGTTCAAGGACATGGTCAAGGTTCGGAAGGTTAAGGGGGAAGAGCGGTTCGAGGCAGAGAAGGCCGTCAGGAAGCGGGAGGTTCTCTTTCTCGTTGATGAGGCCCACAGAACCCAATACGGCCGGCTTGCCTCCGTCATGCGTGCCCTCTTCCCGAGGGCAATGTTCTTCGGCTTCACCGGAACGCCGATTTTCAAGAGGAGTAGGAACACCTTTTACGAGTTCGCTTACCCCAAGGAGGGTGAGTACTTCCTCGACGTTTACTTCATCAAGGACTCCATTAGGGACGGCTTTACCCTCGACATAACCCACGCCATCGTCGAAGAGGAAGACGTGAGACTCAAGATTGATGAGAACCGGCTGAGAGCCTTTATGGAGGCTTACGAGAACAACGACCCCGAGGATTTCGAAGCGTTCCTTCTGGGGAAGAGGAAGACCCTCAAAATGACGTCAAAGGAGTTGCTTGAGGAGCTGAGGAAGTCAAGGGTCTTCCTTGAGAGTCCCAAGGAGATTGAGCGCTTCGCCGAATACATCGCCAAGCGGATTTACGACGACACGATGGGCTTTCAGTTCAAGGCGATGGTTGTCGCCGTCAACAGAAAGGCCTGTGTGCACTTCAAAAAGGCCCTTGATAAGGCGTTTAGGAATTACTTCTGCTCGAAAATTGAAGAGCTTGAGAATGAAGGCAGACATGAGGTTGCCAAGCACTTCAGGGAGCTTTGCGAGAACGCTGAAAGGCTTTCCGAGGTTGTCATGACGTATCCTTACAACGAGGACGATGAGGACATCATTGAGTTCAAGCGGTGGCTCAAAACCAGGAGGGAGTTCCAGAACAAGAGTTACAATGAAATGAATAAGGTCATCGTGGACTGGTTCAGGGAGGAAGAGTATCCAAAGGTCCTCATCGTTACGGACATGCTTCTCACGGGCTTTGACGAGCCAAAGCTGAGGGTGATGTACCTTTACAAGCCGATTTTCGAGCACAGGCTCCTTCAGGCCGTTACGAGAGTGAACCGACCATACCCCGGCAAGGAAACGGGCCTTGTCGTTGATGCCGTTGGCCTCTGGAACGCGGTGATTAGGGTCAAGGGAATTTATGAGATGCTGGCCGAGCAGGATCCCAGGGTGCTCAAAGACTTTGAGAGAAACTTCGCCAGGAGCATCGAAGAGAAGGTGAAGGAGTTCGAGGACAAGCTTTCAGATATCAAAGAGGAACTTTCTGCGATTGGGATTGAAGTTGAATTGATAAAGGCACTCAGGAAGCAGGGGCGGTGGGAAGAGCTTGAGCGGGAAATTAACAGGGTGAGGGAAACCCTGGCCCCAATTGCACTGGCGTTCAAGGGCAATGACCCGCAAGCGGTCAGGCTCCTTAACGACCTCAGGGAAGTGGTTTCCCTTTACCGGTCCCTCGGTGCTCATCGGGCGAGATTAGCTTATCTTGAGGACATGATGGCAGTGGGAGCGGTGTATTCAACGTTCATACGGCTAATCGGATTCACTGGAAAGAAGAGCAGGTTCTGGGACGAGTTGCTTCGCTTTGTCCACGAGAACATGGAAGTTGGTCCAATGAGGGAAATCCTCCAGATTAAACTGGGGGAGCTCTCTGGAACAGGTTCTTCGTTTGATACTGTGGCTCGGTTTTACAAGCTGTATTACCGGGCCGAGGACAACTCTCACGACCCGGTGTACAAGGCCATTCTTGAGCGCTTGAACAAGCTCCTTGAGCAGTGGCTCAACAGGAACATTGACCTGAAGACTCTTGCAAAGGAAATAAAGGCCCTTGAGAGCCAGGCAGATGAGTACGATAAAAAGAGAACCGAGAGGGGATGGAAAGAGTCCTTGGTCGAATCGGTCAGGTTTTATCTTGCCAAATACATGGGACTGGAAAACGTTGAGCTGAAGAAATTCCAGAGGGAGCTAAAACGGCTCAAGCGGTTCACAAAGGGAACGAGTAAGAAGCTTTCTGGGGCTCTTATTCAGGATATTATGAGTTCGATTGAAGCGGATGACAATGAAACGTACCGCAGGATTTCAAGGGAGATTGACAGGTTGATGGAGGACTCAATAATTCCAGCGGTGCGGAGGTATGCTGGAGGACGTTCTTGAGAGAGCCAAAGAACTCACCAAATATCAGGGAGAATTCAGGGTTAAGGTCAGGCCCCTCAAGACATCGATTGCGAGGGTCTCGTTCAGGCACGGCACGATTACTGTTGACCCGTCTGTGCTTAATCTAAGTGAGGAAGAGATACTTTACATCTTAGTTCACGAGCTTGCTCACCTGAAGGCTGGGACTGTTTACCATTCTTCCCTCTTTTGGGAGGTGGTCTCCCAGGTGTTTCCGAAGGAAATTGCAGTGGAAATGGAGGACAGGATTATCCTGAAGCTTAGAAAGAAGCTGGTGTGAGGTGATTGGATGGGACAGAGGAGGATATTCGTAATTCTCCTGCTTTTAACGTTCCTAACTCCTCTGGTTTTTTCTGGGAATTTCCAGTCGACTTCGCCTCAGCAGGCTGTTCAAGATTCCGACGAACTTGCAAAGTGCGAGCAGAACCTCTCGATTCTGAGACAACAGCTTCAGGAGCTTAATCAGACCTTGGAGAACGTTACCAGGGAGAGGGATTATTACAAGACCCGGTACGAGAACATGACCGTGAACGTTACGAACCTTGAATTGATTGAGATTAAGCAGAATATAACCATTCTCAACCAGCAGATACAACAGTTGAACGTCTCAATTTCAATGCTCGAACGCAAGACCGAAAACATCCTCGTTAAAATGTGGTATCTGGAACTTGGGGTTGGAGCACTTGTTAGTGTGACCATTGTTGAGACCGTCATTAAGATTGCAAAAGAATACAAAAAGAGGAAAGAGAAGAAAAATGAAAAGCTAAAAGTAGGCCCGGGTGAGGAAAATGCCCCTAATAAAGAAAACAAAGAGGGAGAAAGCGGTAAAGGGGAGTAAATCCATCAGGGGCATACTTGTTAGGTGGCTTATCCTTAGCCTTCTGCTCGTTGTTGGATTAAGTTTAGTCCTCTTCGTGGTTCCTGGGGCGTACGAGGTTGTTAGGGGCGATGAAATTACACGGCAAGTTCTGTCCCAGCTTGAAACGGAGGCAGATAACCCAAACCAGATGGCGATTAAGATACACAAGTGGGAGCAGGAGAATTTTCTCTCCCCTTACTCAATCAACCCAAAAGATTTGTCCTTCTTTGAGCAGGTTCTTGCCGGTTGGGGATTTTATGAGAACAAGGAAGGGGAGATACACCTTTTCCGTCCTGGGTTTGGCCTTTACTCGGTTCCTCCCCAGTGGGTGCTTCACTCAAAGCTTGCAAACTGCAAAGAATATGCAGAGGTCTTTGTTTATCTTATGAACAAAGCGGGATTCAAAGCGAGGGTTGTAAGGGCTCCTGGCGAGGACCACACTTGGGCCGAGTATTACATTGGAAGTTACAAAATTATTTTTGACCCGAGCAACCCCGTAAATCCGGTTATTGTGAACCCCAAGAGCTTTGGGGAGAGAAGACATTTTTCGTACGTTGAAGCTTACGACCTCCAGAATCCCAACCAACGTGAGGACGTTTCCGATGAGTACATCGAGAGGGGTATTCTTGTTGTCGAAGTCGTCAGGGATAACAGACCCGTTTCGGGTGCAACGGTTGAGGTTCTGAGTATGTATCTAATGGAGAGATATCCTGAAAGATACAAAAAGCCGAGACCAGTCATATCCAATAAGACACACGAAGATGGACTCGTTCAGTTCAAACTTGGGCCCAACAATTACACTCTTGTTGCCAAAAAGTGCTCTCTTCTCGTATGCTGGAAAGGGGAGGTCTCCGGAAACGTTAGCGTTGGTAAATCAACTCATGTACTTGTGGAGCTCCATGTTGATTATCTGAATACTGGTCTGAGAGGGGTTTTGGTGCTTGGGGTTCTCGGAGTGGTTTTGGTTAAGTTCCGCAAAAGATATTGGGGCAAACTTCCAAAGTGAAAGTGGTGACTCAAGATGAGGTACTGGCTCTGCATCACCAACCGCGACAATTGGGAAGTTGTGAAAACGAGGAATGTTTGGGGTGTGGCGAAGAGGCATAAAAACACCCTTGCCAAGGTTAAACCGGGCGACAGGCTCGTCTTTTACGTTAAGCAAGAGCGGAAGGACAAAGAAATTCTTGAGCCGAGGATTGTTGGCATCTTTGAAGTCGTGAGCGAGCCGTACACTGACCCGTCAAAGATATTCAAGAGCCCGCCACACCTCAATGAGACTTACCCACTTAGGGTTAAAATCAAGCCCGTGAAGCTCGGCGAGCTTGAGTTCAAGCCTCTTATTCCAAAGCTGAAGTTTATCACCAACAAGAAGCGCTGGAGTGGGCACTTGATGGGCAAGGCGATGAGGGAGATACCAGAGGAGGATTATAAGCTGATTGAGAATTCCCTTTGATGGGTTGATGAAAAATGTATTGAGAAAAATCTCATGAGCGCTAAATTTTTCCCTTCTCTTGGAGTTCTTCTAGGAATTCCCTCGGGGTTAGTATCTTAAGTCTGCAGACTTCGTTTCCATTCTCGTCTTCAATGATGACTTCCTTGGTTTTAGGGTCTCTCAGTGACAAGATATCGTTCCAATCTTGGGTTATTACGTACTCAACGCCTGCATCACAAGCGACTGACAGCACTTCGTTGTCTTCATAATCATCGCTAGCCTCAACCCAGACTTTCGGGTCGATTATCACAGACTTCTTTCGGTATACTTCCATAATTGCGTACGGCTTGTATCTTAGCAGTTCGCCGGTTTCACCGTAAGATTTGTTGGCGAGATACCTTTGAATGCGCTAACTGCTCAATTTAGCCGCAAGGCGTTCCAGCATCTGATTTGATGCAAAGTTTACAAGTCTGCCCTCAATCAGCAGTTGCATTATCCTTGCTGGTGCCGCGGTTGGTCCTCCTAACGCGGAGGACACGACGACGTTCAGGTCGGTTACTACCAGAACTAAGCTTGGCTTTAACTTCTCGCTCGACATCAGCTAACACCTCTCTAACCTCGTTCTCGCTGGGAGGTGATTCTGGCCCTAAGGCCATCATCTTTAGCAGGTCATCATCGGATACCGGGAGATTTATTGAGGCGAGTTCAAAGAGAGTCTTTTGAATTGCATAATTTATGAAGTCAGTTCTGCTTGAGAACACTCCAAGCTCGACCAGGGCCTCGATTTGCTCGTATGCGAACTCTGGGATTCTGACACTAATTAACTTGGTTTTGGGGCGGTTTTTATTGGTTTTTTGGGTTATCTTGATGGAATATGCCATATTAATCACCCTCCAAAAGGTGTTTCTCTTTCAATTCTCGACGAGTCTTATTTAACCCATGTTTTTGTATTACATTTGTGATACACAACTTAAAAATATTTTGGTCAAGTTGCCGTCAATTTTCCCTCGGATTGTGGGCGTTATTGTCTTTTGCTGACAATTCTGTGTAAGGCAAACACCTTACACCAGCACTCCAAGAGTACATCTCTGTACACTCATTTAACAAAGAGGCCTTCTGAGGACCCGTTTAATCCATTGTCGCGTTACAAACTGCCTGGTGTGGTCGCCCAAGAGTTATGGGAAAGCTCATTATCGCGCCCTTCAGGAGACTTTTTGTTTTTACATTGTTTTTCGGCCAATTCAAGCCCTCTCGTGCCTTCTTTTTGGAGTATGGTTTTGTGAATGTACAAGTTTATGCGTTGCCTTTTTTGCAACTCGCGCTTAAATGCAAAAATTAATGAAAACAGCTCTCGAAAAGAAGCTTTCTCCTGCCCCCCTTGTCTTCCACGAGTTTCCAAAAATGAAACTCGGAGGCGTTCGAGTTATCAAATCTGCTAACTCGTGCGAAATTTGGGTTTCTTAGTGACTCTGTGTGGTGATAAGGAGTTATGTTTAATTGCTCGTCCTGTGCGTGGGGCGTTGGTGGTCAGTGATGGAAGCTGTTGAAGTTGTATTAGCTGAAGTCTTTAGAAAGATTCAGGAACTGAACCTCGAAGAAGTCGATGGAAAGATTGTTGGGGCATTGGTTGAGCGTTTGGAAGACCTTGGCGCGCCGAGTGAGTTCTGGCAGGAGGTTTACTCTTTCATGCAAGGCGGTTATGATGGGCGTAAGTCCCTCATTGATGCACTGGACCTTTTCAAGTACCTCCTCGATGATTTTGTGAAGCAGGGGCTAATTGATGCGGAGACTGTTCTTAATTTGAGGATGTTCGTTGAGCGATTCAAGGACACATTGTTCCCGAGGAGTGAGAACTGTGTGAGGATGCCATCGGTGACTGCCTTGGAAACGTTTTTCGTCCTCGCTTATGGGAATGTTGAATGAGTTTTTTCTTCTTTTTTAGCCTTCAGTGTAAGGCACTGACCTTACACCGGTTTCTGCGTGCGAAATTTGTTTAAATCGGGATTCCTCACTCTTTTTGGTGCCAGGCTATGGGACTTGACACGGGTAATTACACGTGTATTTACACGGGTGATGTACAGAACCGTTCAAAGAAGCGGAATGTTACCGTGACAATCCGGGCTGATCTGGTGGAGTTTGCGAAGAGAGAAGGCATTAATATGTCGAAGTTGCTTGAAGAAGCTTTGAAAGCGTTTTATTCTGGAAAAGCGGTTCTTCTGGGGCCGGGGCCGGGATTTGAACCCGGGCTAGGGGATCCACAGTCCCCTGTGCTGACCAGGCTACACCACCCCGGCCACGTCCAGCTTAAGCTTTTGGGTTAGCTTTATAAAGTTTTCGTCAGATGGCGGGAGCAGAGGTGGCAAATCCCGTCTTCACCCGAGATTAAGGCGTGCGTGCAGTTAAACACCGATTGAAAACCTCACTGGGGGCTGAGGAATGAAGGCAAAGCGGGAAGCGCTGGTCAGCCTCTTCACGGCGATGAGAGAGGGCAAGGTTGACGAGGACATAATAGACCTCCTCCTGCTCATCAACTCCATCAGGGGAATCTACACGACGAGCTCGTGCTCGGGCAGGATTGGAATCATCGAGGAGCCAGCTTTGGGCGCCAAACCCCTGAGCAGGTGGCTGATTAAGGTTCACCGCGAGATGACGTTCCCCGAGGCAAAGAAGGCCCTTGAAAAGGCCAGGGAGGGCTTGATATTCCTCAAGAGCCAGCCCCCGATTTTCCACGTCGTAGCCGAGGACCTTGAGAAAGCGAAGAGGCTCCACGAGCTCGGCCTCGCCAGCGGTTTCAAGTACACGACCTTCAAGGTAATCTCCAACCGCTACCTCGTCGAGATAAACGCCACCGAGTATCTAACCGCTCCACTTGGCAGGGATGGAAAAATCCTCGTAAGCGACGACTACCTGCGCTTCGCCCTCGAAATCGGCAACTCGATGTTGAGACGCTCGAAGGGCAGGCTTCCGAGGCTGATGAAGAACTTTGAAAAACTCCGCGAGGAGCTCGGTGAGGACGAGCTGTTCTACGAGCTGGCGGGGGAGTTTGGTGTGAGGTTCTGAACTGCGTAAACTTTATCCCTCCTTAATCAGACTCTCAACCATGAGGACATTGAAGGAGATTGAGGAAATTCTGAGGGCCCACAAGCGGGAGCTTGAAGAGCGCTTCGGCGTCCGTGAAATCGGCATATTCGGGTCGTACGTACGGGGGGAGGCAACCGAGGCGAGCGACGTGGACATTCTCGTGGATTTCTACGAGGTGCCATCCCTTCTGAAGT
This genomic interval carries:
- a CDS encoding type I restriction endonuclease subunit R codes for the protein MAMKPESVVHKEIADGLLKIGWENGNEKFGIEEHRLLTNVERLTLLGDVIIWDVLERKIKELNRSFFVNLTDEEEEKVWEEIKLKLESSDEVELLEALKYGLHLTALGKYDRIKLIDYENPDNNEFFFLHEAKYPGSPDNIKPDFSLFINGIPVVIIEAKAQGIIELDEIDWRRWAHVHGTEEEALTQIRKYEKYSPRLFRFVQFAVAYGDKQVYTPTMPGKHYAPAFEWRYPNEDVSNIFDLLAPERLLDVLRYFTFFFKRNEKGAKRIKVITRWNQYRATKRAIERITSYLSGNDEKSNGLIWQWQGSGKTFIMFFIANWFLNNYKDRNPVVFFIVDRNDLEEQHSGVFQSVEDREFLEHFDVIERINELRTRIEEMIKAEDTGRVIPTGLYIAKIQKFQYSKFKDMVKVRKVKGEERFEAEKAVRKREVLFLVDEAHRTQYGRLASVMRALFPRAMFFGFTGTPIFKRSRNTFYEFAYPKEGEYFLDVYFIKDSIRDGFTLDITHAIVEEEDVRLKIDENRLRAFMEAYENNDPEDFEAFLLGKRKTLKMTSKELLEELRKSRVFLESPKEIERFAEYIAKRIYDDTMGFQFKAMVVAVNRKACVHFKKALDKAFRNYFCSKIEELENEGRHEVAKHFRELCENAERLSEVVMTYPYNEDDEDIIEFKRWLKTRREFQNKSYNEMNKVIVDWFREEEYPKVLIVTDMLLTGFDEPKLRVMYLYKPIFEHRLLQAVTRVNRPYPGKETGLVVDAVGLWNAVIRVKGIYEMLAEQDPRVLKDFERNFARSIEEKVKEFEDKLSDIKEELSAIGIEVELIKALRKQGRWEELEREINRVRETLAPIALAFKGNDPQAVRLLNDLREVVSLYRSLGAHRARLAYLEDMMAVGAVYSTFIRLIGFTGKKSRFWDELLRFVHENMEVGPMREILQIKLGELSGTGSSFDTVARFYKLYYRAEDNSHDPVYKAILERLNKLLEQWLNRNIDLKTLAKEIKALESQADEYDKKRTERGWKESLVESVRFYLAKYMGLENVELKKFQRELKRLKRFTKGTSKKLSGALIQDIMSSIEADDNETYRRISREIDRLMEDSIIPAVRRYAGGRS
- a CDS encoding M48 metallopeptidase family protein, which codes for MLEDVLERAKELTKYQGEFRVKVRPLKTSIARVSFRHGTITVDPSVLNLSEEEILYILVHELAHLKAGTVYHSSLFWEVVSQVFPKEIAVEMEDRIILKLRKKLV
- a CDS encoding transglutaminase domain-containing protein, encoding MPLIKKTKREKAVKGSKSIRGILVRWLILSLLLVVGLSLVLFVVPGAYEVVRGDEITRQVLSQLETEADNPNQMAIKIHKWEQENFLSPYSINPKDLSFFEQVLAGWGFYENKEGEIHLFRPGFGLYSVPPQWVLHSKLANCKEYAEVFVYLMNKAGFKARVVRAPGEDHTWAEYYIGSYKIIFDPSNPVNPVIVNPKSFGERRHFSYVEAYDLQNPNQREDVSDEYIERGILVVEVVRDNRPVSGATVEVLSMYLMERYPERYKKPRPVISNKTHEDGLVQFKLGPNNYTLVAKKCSLLVCWKGEVSGNVSVGKSTHVLVELHVDYLNTGLRGVLVLGVLGVVLVKFRKRYWGKLPK
- a CDS encoding EVE domain-containing protein → MRYWLCITNRDNWEVVKTRNVWGVAKRHKNTLAKVKPGDRLVFYVKQERKDKEILEPRIVGIFEVVSEPYTDPSKIFKSPPHLNETYPLRVKIKPVKLGELEFKPLIPKLKFITNKKRWSGHLMGKAMREIPEEDYKLIENSL
- the taw3 gene encoding tRNA(Phe) 7-((3-amino-3-carboxypropyl)-4-demethylwyosine(37)-N(4))-methyltransferase Taw3, whose product is MKAKREALVSLFTAMREGKVDEDIIDLLLLINSIRGIYTTSSCSGRIGIIEEPALGAKPLSRWLIKVHREMTFPEAKKALEKAREGLIFLKSQPPIFHVVAEDLEKAKRLHELGLASGFKYTTFKVISNRYLVEINATEYLTAPLGRDGKILVSDDYLRFALEIGNSMLRRSKGRLPRLMKNFEKLREELGEDELFYELAGEFGVRF
- the mntA gene encoding type VII toxin-antitoxin system antitoxin protein adenylyltransferase MntA; this translates as MRTLKEIEEILRAHKRELEERFGVREIGIFGSYVRGEATEASDVDILVDFYEVPSLLKFIELEEYLESLLGIRVDLVLKSALKPKIAEGVGREVVYV